In a genomic window of Amphiprion ocellaris isolate individual 3 ecotype Okinawa chromosome 11, ASM2253959v1, whole genome shotgun sequence:
- the cops8 gene encoding COP9 signalosome complex subunit 8, translated as MPTAVIMEENFDKLLEQCEAQELEAPGGIATPQVYAQLLALYLLNNDMNNARYLWKRIPQAIKSANPELTAIWAVGQRIWQRDFPGIYTAIAAYQWSENILPVMEALRESTRQRAYSLVAQAYTSITAEDFAAFVGYSVEEAVKGVVSQGWQADPVTRMVMPKKPDPPPVSLVPNEQQLARLTDYVAFLEN; from the exons ATGCCTACTGCTGTGATTATGGAGGAAAATTTTGATAAACTATTAGAGCAGTGTGAAGCTCAAGAACTCGAG gCTCCAGGGGGCATTGCAACACCTCAAGTCTACGCTCAGCTGCTGGCGCTGTATTTACTTAATAATGACAT GAATAATGCCAGGTATCTTTGGAAGAGAATTCCACAAGCAATAAAATCG GCAAACCCTGAATTAACAGCTATTTGGGCTGTTGGCCAGCGCATTTGGCAGAGAGACTTTCCAGGGATCTACACAGCCATCGCAGCTTACCAGTGGTCAGAGAATATCCTTCCAGTCATGGAGGCCCTGAGAG AGAGCACAAGGCAAAGGGCGTACAGTCTCGTGGCCCAGGCTTACACTTCCATCACAGCGGAAGATTTCGCTGCCTTTGTCGGCTACTCTGTGGAAGAGGCAGTAAAGG GTGTGGTGAGCCAAGGCTGGCAGGCAGACCCTGTTACCAGGATGGTGATGCCCAAAAAGCCAG ATCCTCCCCCTGTTTCTTTGGTTCCAAATGAGCAGCAGTTGGCCAGACTCACTGACTACGTGGCTTTCCTCGAGAACTGA
- the trim63b gene encoding LOW QUALITY PROTEIN: E3 ubiquitin-protein ligase TRIM63 (The sequence of the model RefSeq protein was modified relative to this genomic sequence to represent the inferred CDS: inserted 1 base in 1 codon), which translates to MDVQRTGSMVRPPSPMDSLEKQLSCPICLDMFTKPVVILPCQHNLCRGCASDLYDSRNPYRFSGGVFRCPTCRFEVVLDRHGVHGLQRNLLVENIIDLYKQQQEGSNSGSTETTLKPKETKEPMCQEHEDEKINIYCVTCQVPTCSMCKVFGQHKDCEVAPLASVYQAQKGELSNAIDTLVASNGRLQALLNQMEDACRAVQENAQRAKQXLGERFDLLYAVLEERKTILLEQIGKEQDEKVAALRALAQRYGERLQASSELTDSAVRALEQSGAAEFLLASKGLITQTKDAAKSSMGEDRPEPGFEKLDHFTLATEHVEAVLAKMDFGVGDDDEFEDAEEEEEEEEEE; encoded by the exons ATGGACGTCCAGAGGACAGGATCTATGGTTCGGCCCCCAAGCCCCATGGACAGCCTTGAGAAGCAGTTGAGCTGCCCCATCTGCCTGGATATGTTCACCAAACCTGTGGTCATCCTGCCCTGCCAGCACAACCTGTGCCGTGGTTGTGCCAGTGACCTCTATGACTCGCGCAACCCATACCGCTTTTCTGGTGGCGTCTTTCGCTGTCCTACTTGCCGGTTTGAGGTCGTGCTTGACCGCCATGGCGTGCATGGCCTCCAGCGTAACTTGTTGGTGGAAAATATCATCGACCTCTATAAGCAGCAGCAAGAAGGTAGCAACAGTGGAAGCACAGAAACCACCCTGAAGCCGAAAGAAACCAAAGAACCAATGTGCCAAGAACATGAGGATGAGAAAATCAATATCTATTGTGTGACCTGCCAAGTACCCACCTGCTCAATGTGCAAAGTGTTTGGCCAGCATAAGGACTGTGAGGTGGCGCCTTTAGCAAGTGTTTACCAGGCCCAGAAAGGTGAACTGAGTAATGCTATTGATACCCTGGTGGCCAGCAATGGGCGCCTGCAGGCTCTCCTCAACCAGATGGAGGATGCCTGCCGTGCTGTACAGGAGAATGCTCAGCGTGCTAAAC GGCTGGGTGAACGCTTTGATCTGTTATATGCTGTCCTAGAAGAGCGCAAGACCATTCTGCTGGAGCAGATTGGGAAAGAGCAAGATGAAAAAGTGGCAGCTCTGCGTGCACTGGCTCAACGTTATGGTGAACGACTGCAGGCTAGTTCAGAGCTGACAGATTCGGCTGTAAGGGCATTGGAGCAGAGTGGAGCAGCTGAGTTTCTTTTGGCTTCAAAGGGCCTTATCACACAGACCAAAGATGCAGCCAAATCCTCAATGGGAGAAGACAGACCAGAGCCAGGCTTTGAGAAGCTGGACCACTTTACTTTGGCAACAGAGCATGTTGAAGCGGTCCTTGCGAAGATGGACTTCGGAGTGGGTGACGATGATGAATTTGAggatgcagaagaagaagaggaggaggaagaggaggaataA